In a genomic window of Erinaceus europaeus chromosome 12, mEriEur2.1, whole genome shotgun sequence:
- the CISD3 gene encoding CDGSH iron-sulfur domain-containing protein 3, mitochondrial isoform X2, producing MGGVGALLRPVAWNLNHRRDITSWLARWFPKTPAKPVVALKTPIKVELVAGKTYRWCVCGHSKKQPFCDGSHFFQRTGLSPLKFKAQETRLVSLCTCKATQKPPYCDGTHRSEQVQKAQVGTPP from the exons AATCTGAACCATAGGCGGGACATCACCTCCTGGCTG GCCCGATGGTTCCCCAAGACCCCTGCCAAGCCTGTGGTGGCCCTGAAAACACCCATCAAGGTGGAGCTTGTGGCTGGGAAAACATACAGGTGGTGTGTCTGTGGCCACAGCAAGAAGCAG CCTTTCTGTGACGGCTCCCACTTCTTTCAACGAACGGGTCTATCTCCACTCAAGTTCAAGGCCCAGGAGACCCGCTTAGTGTCTCTCTGTACCTGCAAGGCCACCCAGAAGCCCCCATACTGTGATGGCACCCACAGGAGCGAGCAGGTCCAGAAAGCACAAGTGGGCACCCCGCCTTGA
- the PCGF2 gene encoding polycomb group RING finger protein 2 isoform X2, with product MHRTTRIKITELNPHLMCALCGGYFIDATTIVECLHSFCKTCIVRYLETNKYCPMCDVQVHKTRPLLSIRSDKTLQDIVYKLVPGLFKDEMKRRRDFYAAYPLTEVPNGSNEDRGEVLEQEKGALSDDEIVSLSIEFYEGIRDREEKKGPLENGDGDKEKTGVRFLRCPAAMTVMHLAKFLRNKMDVPSKYKVEVLYEDEPLKEYYTLMDIAYIYPWRRNGPLPLKYRVQPACKRLTLPTVPTPSEGTNTSGASECESVSDKAPSPATLPATSSSLPSPATPSHGSPSSHGPSATHPTSPTPPSTASGATTTANGGTSNCLQTPSSTSRGRKMTVNGAPVPPLT from the exons ATGCATCGGACTACACGGATCAAAATCACGGAGCTGAACCCCCACCTCATGTGTGCCCTCTGTGGGGGTTACTTCATCGATGCCACGACCATAGTGGAGTGCCTGCATTCCT TCTGCAAAACCTGCATCGTGCGCTACCTGGAGACCAACAAGTACTGCCCCATGTGTGATGTGCAGGTCCACAAAACCCGGCCGCTACTGAGCATCAG ATCTGACAAAACCCTCCAAGACATTGTCTACAAGTTGGTCCCTGGGCTTTTTAAAG ATGAGATGAAACGGAGACGGGATTTCTATGCAGCTTATCCCCTAACAGAAG TCCCCAATGGCTCCAATGAGGACCGAGGTGAGGTCCTGGAGCAGGAGAAAGGGGCTCTGAGTGACGATGAGATTGTCAGCCTCAGCATCGAGTTCTATGAAGGCATCAG ggacagagaggagaagaagggccCCTTGGAGAATGGAGATGGGGACAAGGAGAAG ACTGGGGTGCGCTTCCTGCGATGCCCAGCGGCCATGACTGTCATGCACCTCGCTAAGTTTCTCCGCAACAAGATGGACGTGCCCAGCAAATACAAG gtggaggTTCTGTATGAGGACGAGCCTCTGAAGGAGTACTACACCCTCATGGACATTGCCTACATCTACCCCTGGCGGCGG AATGGCCCTCTCCCCCTCAAGTACCGTGTCCAGCCAGCCTGCAAGCGGCTCACCTTGCCCACAGTACCCACCCCTTCCGAGGGCACCAACACCAGTGGGGCGTCCGAGTGTGAGTCAGTCAGCGACAAGGCTCCCAGCCCTGCCACGCTGCCAGCCACCTCTtcttccctgcccagcccagccACTCCCTCTCATGGCTCTCCCAGCTCCCATGGGCCCTCAGCCACCCaccctacctcccccacccctccttcgACAGCCAGTGGGGCCACCACAACAGCCAATGGGGGCACCTCAAACTGCCTGCAGACACCAtcctccaccagcagggggcgcAAGATGACTGTCAACGGAGCTCCTGTGCCCCCCTTAACTTGA
- the PCGF2 gene encoding polycomb group RING finger protein 2 isoform X1: protein MHRTTRIKITELNPHLMCALCGGYFIDATTIVECLHSFCKTCIVRYLETNKYCPMCDVQVHKTRPLLSIRSDKTLQDIVYKLVPGLFKDEMKRRRDFYAAYPLTEVPNGSNEDRGEVLEQEKGALSDDEIVSLSIEFYEGIRDREEKKGPLENGDGDKEKQTGVRFLRCPAAMTVMHLAKFLRNKMDVPSKYKVEVLYEDEPLKEYYTLMDIAYIYPWRRNGPLPLKYRVQPACKRLTLPTVPTPSEGTNTSGASECESVSDKAPSPATLPATSSSLPSPATPSHGSPSSHGPSATHPTSPTPPSTASGATTTANGGTSNCLQTPSSTSRGRKMTVNGAPVPPLT from the exons ATGCATCGGACTACACGGATCAAAATCACGGAGCTGAACCCCCACCTCATGTGTGCCCTCTGTGGGGGTTACTTCATCGATGCCACGACCATAGTGGAGTGCCTGCATTCCT TCTGCAAAACCTGCATCGTGCGCTACCTGGAGACCAACAAGTACTGCCCCATGTGTGATGTGCAGGTCCACAAAACCCGGCCGCTACTGAGCATCAG ATCTGACAAAACCCTCCAAGACATTGTCTACAAGTTGGTCCCTGGGCTTTTTAAAG ATGAGATGAAACGGAGACGGGATTTCTATGCAGCTTATCCCCTAACAGAAG TCCCCAATGGCTCCAATGAGGACCGAGGTGAGGTCCTGGAGCAGGAGAAAGGGGCTCTGAGTGACGATGAGATTGTCAGCCTCAGCATCGAGTTCTATGAAGGCATCAG ggacagagaggagaagaagggccCCTTGGAGAATGGAGATGGGGACAAGGAGAAG CAGACTGGGGTGCGCTTCCTGCGATGCCCAGCGGCCATGACTGTCATGCACCTCGCTAAGTTTCTCCGCAACAAGATGGACGTGCCCAGCAAATACAAG gtggaggTTCTGTATGAGGACGAGCCTCTGAAGGAGTACTACACCCTCATGGACATTGCCTACATCTACCCCTGGCGGCGG AATGGCCCTCTCCCCCTCAAGTACCGTGTCCAGCCAGCCTGCAAGCGGCTCACCTTGCCCACAGTACCCACCCCTTCCGAGGGCACCAACACCAGTGGGGCGTCCGAGTGTGAGTCAGTCAGCGACAAGGCTCCCAGCCCTGCCACGCTGCCAGCCACCTCTtcttccctgcccagcccagccACTCCCTCTCATGGCTCTCCCAGCTCCCATGGGCCCTCAGCCACCCaccctacctcccccacccctccttcgACAGCCAGTGGGGCCACCACAACAGCCAATGGGGGCACCTCAAACTGCCTGCAGACACCAtcctccaccagcagggggcgcAAGATGACTGTCAACGGAGCTCCTGTGCCCCCCTTAACTTGA